The following proteins come from a genomic window of Acinetobacter baumannii:
- a CDS encoding DUF6500 family protein: MRNELREIFVKGCDDKIEKKGDNVGLSFYAFFKNKNDNPELLMEAAHWWIMEHKLDHFEKAVKIKELVLMES, encoded by the coding sequence ATGAGAAATGAATTAAGAGAAATTTTTGTTAAGGGATGCGACGATAAAATTGAAAAGAAGGGAGACAATGTTGGTCTGTCTTTTTATGCTTTTTTTAAAAATAAGAATGATAACCCTGAGCTACTTATGGAAGCAGCCCATTGGTGGATTATGGAGCATAAGCTAGATCACTTCGAGAAGGCAGTTAAGATTAAAGAATTGGTTTTGATGGAAAGCTAA
- a CDS encoding AraC family transcriptional regulator, translating into MPQLKNYTGSVYGGLGHLLKAYCEANELTIPEQLEQIQNLERFDYVVWRDLLEVIYKLDPKPGLGLEIAKYVQPKHLGIIAYLALSCDNLGEALIRYHDFHRLIYDGSPLVVELQGRYGSIRWEAPELHPTQLTDEIAIALVIQFLRLFMSHEDVQLHEVRFLNVAPKNIRVYEQYFQCPVRFSQPRTELLIPITEIHKPLSSADHTLQQLLVQQAQALLEQLPNSTQLDQRLQHSILTGLQKNQYQIEYIAAQLGLSVRQLQRHLQQQSTTFQERVQQVRFMLATEYLKDPHLSLQEIALLLCYSEQSAFQRAFKHWTKQTPQQWRDQFLNKE; encoded by the coding sequence ATGCCACAACTAAAAAATTATACAGGCTCGGTATATGGAGGACTGGGGCATCTGTTAAAGGCTTATTGCGAAGCCAATGAGTTAACTATTCCTGAACAATTAGAACAAATCCAAAATCTGGAACGCTTTGACTATGTGGTTTGGCGTGACCTATTAGAAGTGATTTATAAACTAGATCCAAAGCCGGGATTAGGCCTAGAAATTGCCAAATATGTACAACCCAAACATTTAGGCATTATTGCCTACCTTGCTCTTTCTTGCGATAACTTAGGTGAAGCCTTAATTCGTTACCATGACTTTCACCGTCTGATTTATGACGGGAGCCCATTAGTGGTTGAGCTACAAGGGAGATATGGTTCTATTCGTTGGGAGGCACCAGAGTTACACCCTACCCAGCTTACCGATGAAATCGCGATTGCGTTGGTGATTCAATTCTTACGTCTTTTTATGTCTCATGAAGATGTGCAGTTACATGAAGTGCGTTTCTTAAATGTGGCCCCTAAAAATATCAGAGTTTATGAGCAGTATTTTCAATGTCCAGTTCGTTTTAGCCAGCCCCGTACAGAGTTACTCATTCCAATTACGGAAATTCATAAACCGCTTAGCAGCGCAGACCACACATTACAGCAACTATTGGTTCAGCAGGCCCAAGCACTTTTAGAACAGTTACCCAATTCAACCCAACTCGATCAGCGTTTACAGCATTCAATTTTGACTGGTCTGCAAAAGAATCAATATCAAATTGAATATATTGCAGCTCAATTAGGCCTATCAGTTCGACAGCTCCAAAGGCACTTACAACAACAAAGCACCACCTTTCAAGAGCGCGTTCAACAAGTACGCTTTATGCTGGCAACCGAATATTTAAAAGACCCACATTTAAGCCTGCAAGAGATTGCGCTTTTACTTTGTTATTCAGAACAAAGTGCCTTTCAAAGAGCATTTAAGCATTGGACCAAGCAAACCCCACAACAGTGGAGAGATCAATTTTTAAACAAAGAATAA
- a CDS encoding NAD(P)H-dependent oxidoreductase, translating into MKKTLVIVAHPHIDQSVINKRWVEELEKYPDQFTVHQIYQAYPDGVIDVAKEQALVEEHENLVFQFPVYWFNCPPLLKQWLDEVLAYGWAYGSTGDKLKNKKFMLAVSAGAQEKVYSEQGEYKLSLEQIFSSFELTALYVGAVYQPLYAFYGLDTNPSPDDAIPTHQEIDNSAVQYVQKLLALSE; encoded by the coding sequence ATGAAAAAGACATTAGTGATCGTTGCACATCCTCACATAGACCAGTCTGTAATTAATAAAAGATGGGTAGAGGAGTTAGAAAAATATCCCGACCAATTTACAGTTCACCAGATTTATCAAGCCTACCCAGATGGCGTAATTGATGTTGCCAAAGAACAAGCGCTTGTAGAAGAACACGAAAATTTAGTCTTTCAGTTTCCAGTGTATTGGTTTAACTGTCCGCCACTTTTGAAACAATGGCTTGATGAAGTTTTGGCGTATGGTTGGGCTTATGGTTCAACAGGTGACAAGCTTAAAAATAAAAAATTTATGTTGGCGGTGTCTGCAGGTGCTCAAGAAAAAGTTTATTCAGAGCAAGGTGAATATAAGCTTTCGTTAGAGCAGATTTTTAGTTCTTTTGAACTCACCGCTTTATATGTTGGGGCGGTCTATCAACCGCTTTACGCATTTTATGGTTTAGACACAAACCCTTCACCAGATGATGCTATTCCAACTCACCAAGAAATAGATAACAGTGCCGTTCAGTATGTTCAGAAGTTATTAGCATTGTCTGAATAA
- the hisF gene encoding imidazole glycerol phosphate synthase subunit HisF, translating into MLAKRIIPCLDVDNGRVVKGVQFLDIRDAGDPVEVARRYNEQGADEITFLDITATHHGRDTTYRTVERMAETVFVPLTVGGGVRKVEDIRALLNAGADKVSINSAAVFNPEFVQEASQHFGAQCIVVAIDAKKTGDNKWEIFTHGGRKPTGIDAIEWAVKMADYGAGELLITSMDADGTKAGYDIALMRAINDRVTIPTIASGGVGNLQHLADGILQGGADAVLAASIFHFGQYTIPEAKQYLAEQGIEMRL; encoded by the coding sequence ATGCTTGCTAAACGTATTATTCCTTGCCTAGACGTTGATAACGGACGCGTAGTTAAAGGCGTTCAATTCCTCGATATTCGTGATGCGGGCGACCCAGTTGAAGTGGCACGTCGCTATAACGAACAAGGTGCAGACGAAATTACTTTCTTAGACATTACCGCTACACATCATGGCCGCGATACCACTTACCGTACTGTTGAACGTATGGCCGAGACTGTATTTGTGCCATTAACTGTCGGTGGTGGTGTACGTAAGGTTGAAGATATTCGTGCGTTATTAAATGCAGGTGCAGATAAAGTGAGTATTAACTCGGCTGCCGTATTTAACCCTGAATTTGTTCAAGAAGCTTCTCAGCATTTTGGCGCACAATGTATTGTGGTTGCGATTGATGCCAAAAAAACTGGTGACAACAAATGGGAAATCTTTACTCACGGTGGCCGTAAACCAACGGGTATTGATGCCATTGAATGGGCTGTGAAAATGGCTGACTATGGTGCGGGTGAGCTACTCATTACCAGTATGGACGCCGACGGTACTAAAGCAGGTTACGATATTGCGTTAATGCGTGCCATTAATGACCGCGTTACCATCCCAACGATTGCCTCAGGCGGTGTAGGTAACTTACAACACCTTGCAGATGGTATTTTACAAGGTGGTGCCGATGCTGTATTGGCAGCAAGTATTTTCCACTTTGGCCAATATACGATTCCAGAAGCTAAACAATATTTGGCTGAACAAGGTATCGAAATGCGCTTGTAA
- a CDS encoding AbaSI family restriction endonuclease codes for MFSSDLTDYVIRQLGRTKNKRYEAYVVSRIIHLLNDFTLKFVTQQFVRLSNKKIALTDLYFPQLGIHIEVDEGHHFLRNSKMEYSLNQIDEPLYSISQTESDAMREEDIISITGHKIFRVNVFKNQEGQPQNLESIHQQIDKIIEEIKTAKNKLIEASTFKEWNIETEYNPQTYIDLGRISLADNVVLKTTKDVCNCFGYNYKNYQRGGALHPYEKDTLIWFPRLYENKDWINTISPDGLTITEKSTDETITLKKLEEWKNGPQKRIVFARVKDNLSSRAMYRFMGLYEFQKADLKDGAVWKRVKCEVQTYSPKETKC; via the coding sequence ATGTTCAGTTCAGATTTAACAGATTATGTCATTCGACAATTAGGTCGGACTAAAAATAAACGTTATGAAGCATATGTAGTTAGTCGAATTATTCATTTACTTAACGACTTTACTTTAAAATTTGTCACTCAACAGTTTGTTAGATTATCAAATAAGAAAATTGCTTTAACTGATTTATATTTTCCTCAACTTGGTATTCATATTGAAGTTGATGAAGGGCATCACTTTTTAAGAAATAGTAAAATGGAGTATTCACTCAACCAAATAGATGAGCCTCTTTATAGTATCTCTCAAACAGAAAGTGACGCTATGAGAGAAGAAGATATTATTAGTATTACTGGACATAAAATTTTTAGGGTAAATGTTTTTAAAAATCAGGAAGGTCAACCTCAAAATTTAGAGAGCATCCATCAACAAATTGATAAAATTATAGAAGAAATTAAGACTGCAAAGAATAAGCTAATAGAGGCTTCTACTTTTAAAGAATGGAATATAGAAACAGAATATAACCCTCAAACTTATATTGATTTAGGACGCATCAGCCTAGCTGACAATGTAGTATTAAAAACAACAAAAGATGTCTGTAATTGCTTTGGTTATAACTATAAAAATTATCAGAGAGGTGGAGCACTTCATCCATATGAAAAAGATACCTTAATCTGGTTTCCTAGACTTTATGAAAATAAGGATTGGATAAATACTATATCGCCTGATGGCTTAACAATTACTGAAAAGTCGACAGATGAAACTATTACACTTAAAAAATTAGAAGAGTGGAAAAATGGCCCACAGAAAAGAATTGTCTTTGCAAGAGTTAAAGATAATTTGAGTAGTCGGGCTATGTACCGTTTTATGGGCTTATATGAATTTCAAAAAGCGGATTTAAAAGATGGAGCGGTATGGAAACGGGTGAAATGTGAAGTCCAAACGTATTCTCCCAAGGAAACCAAATGCTAA
- a CDS encoding DHCW motif cupin fold protein: MNIAPFPFQITNWEEIEVTEYSGETGKAYWKTQFFGEETNKIRVRLVEYSSNYLADHWCEKGHILFCLEGELESRLKDGRTFTLTSGMSYQVGDNSEPHQSYSLNGAKLLIVD; this comes from the coding sequence ATGAATATCGCACCTTTTCCATTTCAAATTACAAATTGGGAAGAAATAGAAGTCACTGAATATAGCGGTGAAACAGGAAAAGCTTATTGGAAAACGCAATTTTTTGGTGAAGAAACAAATAAGATTAGAGTGAGACTTGTCGAGTACTCTTCAAACTACTTGGCAGACCATTGGTGTGAAAAAGGACATATTTTATTTTGCCTAGAAGGTGAGTTAGAAAGTAGATTGAAAGATGGAAGAACATTTACTTTAACTTCAGGCATGAGTTATCAAGTAGGGGATAACTCGGAGCCACATCAGTCTTATAGCTTGAATGGTGCGAAGTTACTTATCGTTGATTAA
- a CDS encoding RloB family protein, giving the protein MGSDDIAKKRIAANRERRNLQKTNRKIRNVGNRTLIPNILILTEGYSEDIYFKELIRILSLNTVKSRKSISTDCNGILGEAESEALKSNETDNELNYIFCIFDLDTVKNRTHLDYLARMNSNFTRIIPIYSFPCIEIWFLLHFECTTRPFNSQGKKSIGEVIKDYFQSTYAPDYTETNKNVIESLVPDYERAIYNSIRLCNQQSKVNSINPITNMHALITLLKNISERSQNYVYEDVYQSFIQENI; this is encoded by the coding sequence ATGGGCAGTGATGATATAGCTAAGAAAAGAATAGCTGCGAATCGAGAAAGACGTAATCTTCAGAAAACAAACCGAAAAATACGTAATGTTGGTAATCGTACTCTAATTCCTAATATTCTGATTTTAACGGAGGGATACTCAGAAGATATATATTTTAAAGAACTAATTCGTATTCTTAGTTTAAATACTGTTAAATCGAGGAAAAGTATTAGTACTGATTGCAATGGAATATTAGGTGAAGCAGAAAGTGAAGCTTTAAAAAGCAATGAAACTGATAATGAGTTAAATTATATTTTTTGTATTTTTGATTTAGATACAGTAAAAAATCGTACTCATTTAGATTATCTAGCAAGAATGAATTCTAATTTCACAAGAATTATTCCTATTTATTCTTTTCCATGTATAGAAATCTGGTTTCTTTTACATTTTGAATGCACTACTCGTCCATTTAATTCGCAAGGAAAAAAATCTATTGGTGAAGTAATTAAAGATTATTTTCAAAGTACTTATGCACCAGATTATACAGAAACTAATAAAAATGTCATTGAAAGTTTGGTTCCTGACTATGAACGGGCTATATACAACTCAATTCGACTGTGCAATCAACAATCTAAAGTAAACTCAATTAATCCAATTACCAATATGCATGCTTTAATAACTTTGCTAAAAAATATTTCTGAAAGATCTCAGAATTATGTATATGAAGATGTCTATCAATCTTTCATTCAAGAAAATATTTAA
- a CDS encoding LysE family translocator, with protein MFASMFLFSFAMSITPGPVNTVILSTSLNHGLKRSLPYILGATIGFTLLLIFMAFGLQSVLTQFPVVLKILAVCGTLFVCYIGIKIILSAANISISSAHVEHMLIPNFKDGFLLQWLNPKAWLACVSGITMFTSIENPQSLPIFIIIYFFTCYACLFFWGLCGDKFSVVLNQGNRLKYFNILMGAFLILSALLILIDFF; from the coding sequence ATGTTTGCCTCGATGTTTCTTTTTTCCTTTGCAATGTCGATTACACCCGGTCCCGTCAATACAGTTATTTTATCGACCAGCTTAAATCATGGTTTAAAAAGATCACTTCCCTATATTTTAGGTGCCACCATTGGCTTTACCTTACTTTTGATTTTTATGGCTTTTGGCCTTCAAAGTGTATTAACTCAGTTTCCAGTTGTCTTAAAAATTCTTGCAGTTTGTGGAACGCTCTTTGTGTGCTATATCGGCATAAAAATTATTCTTTCTGCTGCCAATATTTCAATTTCAAGTGCACATGTAGAGCACATGCTTATTCCCAATTTTAAAGATGGTTTCTTATTACAGTGGCTTAACCCAAAAGCGTGGTTGGCTTGTGTGTCGGGTATTACCATGTTTACTAGCATTGAAAACCCGCAGTCGTTGCCGATCTTTATTATTATTTATTTCTTCACGTGCTATGCATGCTTGTTCTTTTGGGGACTATGTGGCGATAAATTTTCAGTGGTACTGAATCAGGGCAACCGTTTGAAATATTTTAATATCCTGATGGGCGCTTTCTTAATTTTGTCGGCTCTTTTAATTTTGATTGATTTTTTTTAA
- the aqpZ gene encoding aquaporin Z: MNKYFAEFLGTFWLVFGGCGSAVLAAAFPELGIGFAGVALAFGLTVLTGAYALGHISGGHFNPAVSVGLWVGGRFDVKDLIPYIVAQVVGATAAAFVLYIIAQGQAGFSGVGGFATNGFGDLSPNKFGLGSAFIIEVVLTAFFLIIILGATDRRAPAGFAPIAIGLGLTLIHLISIPVTNTSVNPARSTGVAFFAETAALSQLWLFWVAPILGAVIGAIIYKVVAGDKD; the protein is encoded by the coding sequence ATGAATAAATATTTTGCTGAATTCCTAGGTACATTTTGGCTAGTCTTTGGTGGTTGCGGTAGCGCAGTTTTAGCCGCAGCTTTCCCTGAACTTGGTATTGGCTTTGCAGGTGTAGCCCTTGCCTTTGGTTTAACCGTACTCACAGGTGCTTATGCTCTAGGGCATATCTCAGGTGGACATTTCAATCCCGCGGTAAGTGTTGGCCTTTGGGTCGGTGGCCGCTTCGATGTTAAAGATTTAATTCCGTATATTGTTGCGCAAGTGGTTGGTGCGACTGCTGCTGCATTTGTTCTTTATATTATTGCTCAAGGCCAAGCAGGCTTTAGTGGTGTTGGCGGGTTTGCAACCAATGGTTTTGGTGACTTATCACCAAATAAATTTGGTTTAGGTTCTGCTTTCATTATTGAAGTGGTTCTTACTGCTTTCTTCTTAATCATTATTTTAGGGGCAACTGACCGCCGTGCACCTGCTGGCTTCGCTCCTATCGCGATTGGTTTAGGCTTAACACTCATTCACTTAATCAGTATTCCGGTTACGAACACTTCGGTAAACCCTGCACGTAGTACAGGTGTTGCGTTCTTTGCTGAAACGGCTGCTTTAAGTCAGTTGTGGTTGTTCTGGGTAGCGCCGATTTTAGGGGCTGTGATTGGGGCAATTATTTATAAGGTAGTTGCTGGGGATAAGGATTAA
- a CDS encoding AAA family ATPase has product MIIDFSIENFLSFKEQQTLSFVAEPPYDIHPEHLLDTPEKDLKLLKTIVIYGANASGKSNFLSAIHFLKQLILNSAENKPDEKFDLIPFLLDKELKNSATSFDINFFCNEIRYNYSLVLDKSQVFHEHLNYYPKKYKKNIFSRDLNNLGEYEYSIGTDLKPKRIYEDTALKTLPNVLFLSKMVQENSQFLKPIYDWFSNTLSEQFSLEDTAKSIHSDENFKKRFLKFLENQDIDIVDINVDKGSLAEQIIKNNNFTPEVQEKILEDLKNRYYYDIKTYHRNSDNELEPFDLELESQGTRKLFALSSLLLNNYKKFEKTFYVDELSSALHPLLVKNFLKEFNHTTFNQLICVTHDTHLINQECLRKDQIYFVEKDKSQVSSLYSLLEFNPRNDRENWELRYLSGRYGATPFFG; this is encoded by the coding sequence ATGATTATTGACTTCTCTATTGAAAATTTTCTATCTTTCAAAGAGCAACAAACTTTAAGTTTCGTTGCAGAGCCTCCGTATGATATTCATCCAGAGCATTTGTTAGATACGCCAGAGAAAGATCTAAAACTACTAAAAACTATTGTTATCTATGGAGCGAATGCTTCTGGTAAGTCAAACTTTCTATCTGCTATTCATTTCCTCAAACAGTTAATTCTTAATTCAGCTGAAAATAAGCCTGATGAAAAATTCGATCTCATTCCTTTCCTTTTAGATAAAGAATTAAAGAATTCTGCTACTAGTTTTGATATTAACTTCTTTTGCAATGAGATTAGATATAATTATAGTTTAGTACTAGATAAATCTCAAGTATTCCATGAACATCTTAATTACTACCCAAAAAAATATAAAAAAAATATTTTCAGCAGAGATTTAAATAATTTAGGTGAGTATGAATATAGTATTGGAACAGATCTAAAACCTAAAAGAATTTATGAAGATACAGCATTAAAAACTTTACCTAATGTCCTTTTTCTTTCTAAGATGGTTCAGGAAAATAGTCAATTTTTAAAACCTATTTATGACTGGTTTTCAAACACCCTCTCTGAACAATTTTCTTTAGAAGACACAGCTAAAAGTATTCATTCAGATGAGAACTTTAAAAAAAGGTTTCTTAAATTCTTAGAGAATCAGGATATTGATATTGTTGATATTAATGTCGACAAAGGATCCCTCGCTGAACAAATTATCAAAAATAATAATTTTACGCCTGAAGTTCAGGAAAAAATCTTAGAAGATTTAAAAAATCGTTATTATTATGATATTAAAACTTATCATAGAAACTCCGATAATGAGCTAGAACCTTTTGATTTAGAATTAGAATCCCAAGGTACTCGTAAACTTTTCGCGCTTTCCTCTTTGCTACTAAATAATTATAAAAAATTTGAGAAAACATTTTATGTTGATGAACTAAGTTCAGCTTTACATCCGCTTTTAGTAAAGAATTTTTTAAAGGAATTTAATCATACTACATTTAATCAATTAATTTGTGTAACACATGATACACATCTTATTAATCAAGAATGCTTAAGAAAAGATCAAATTTATTTTGTTGAAAAAGATAAATCACAAGTTTCTTCTTTATATTCTCTGCTAGAATTCAATCCAAGAAATGATAGAGAAAACTGGGAGTTAAGATACTTATCAGGAAGATATGGGGCCACTCCTTTCTTCGGATAA
- a CDS encoding DNA/RNA non-specific endonuclease has translation MASKKRSKGTNSFSLSEHFGKIILACIAAGSFAIAFGSEKISQWFSPLSTNSTCLNQFYREVPPALNKESLKKDSYPLCFNGFNVLYSGISKTPLWSAEHLDAERLSVKIKREDNFHEETRVPQRHRALLSDYRGSGYDRGHMAPNGDMPNKESQSDSFSLSNMVPQAPKNNQEVWRKLEEATRAIVTKQKQDVYVVTGPVFEGKRLKTIGQGVIVPTAVYKAVYMPKTGAIGAYYAPNNNSQQVKVVSVCYIEEKLGINLFPQLTEQQKRNVYRLPLTASQVKPNQKLDYLHWDGESQCEQDLSAEQIQALQDQFKKQKTGSSEPMEAKVPSIDEETRNAIVKQLVEALVNYFLQIMK, from the coding sequence ATGGCAAGTAAAAAACGTAGTAAAGGTACAAATTCATTTTCTCTAAGTGAGCATTTTGGCAAGATTATTCTTGCATGTATTGCAGCCGGAAGCTTTGCAATTGCTTTCGGCAGTGAAAAGATTTCGCAGTGGTTTTCGCCTTTAAGTACTAACTCGACTTGTCTTAACCAGTTTTATCGTGAAGTTCCGCCTGCGTTAAATAAAGAAAGCTTAAAAAAAGACAGCTATCCGCTGTGCTTTAACGGTTTTAATGTCCTCTATTCTGGCATTTCTAAAACACCATTATGGTCGGCCGAGCATTTAGATGCAGAACGTTTAAGTGTCAAAATTAAACGTGAAGATAACTTCCATGAAGAAACGCGTGTTCCTCAAAGGCACCGGGCGTTGTTAAGTGACTACCGTGGTTCAGGGTATGACCGTGGGCACATGGCACCAAATGGCGATATGCCAAATAAAGAATCACAGTCTGATAGTTTCTCGCTTAGCAACATGGTGCCGCAAGCGCCTAAAAATAACCAAGAAGTCTGGCGTAAACTTGAAGAAGCAACTCGTGCCATTGTCACCAAGCAAAAACAAGATGTATATGTCGTGACAGGACCTGTTTTTGAGGGTAAACGTCTCAAAACGATTGGACAGGGTGTGATTGTACCAACCGCAGTTTATAAAGCGGTGTATATGCCAAAAACTGGCGCTATTGGGGCTTATTACGCACCTAACAATAACTCGCAGCAAGTGAAGGTAGTGAGTGTTTGTTATATAGAAGAAAAGCTTGGTATTAACTTATTTCCACAGCTTACAGAACAGCAAAAACGTAACGTTTATCGCTTACCATTAACCGCTAGCCAAGTTAAACCCAACCAAAAGCTCGACTATTTGCATTGGGATGGTGAAAGCCAGTGCGAACAAGACCTAAGCGCAGAACAAATTCAAGCGTTACAAGACCAATTTAAAAAGCAAAAAACTGGTTCTTCTGAACCGATGGAAGCAAAAGTTCCAAGTATTGATGAAGAAACTAGAAATGCCATTGTGAAACAATTGGTTGAAGCTTTGGTGAACTATTTCTTGCAGATAATGAAATAA
- a CDS encoding potassium transporter Kup: protein MQNTAKKATLPATALAALGVVFGDIGTSPLYALKESFHAAHGLGIQPANVLGILSIIFWCLMLIISIKYVAIVMRADNNGEGGIMALLALNLRKAKIADNKKIYMIAIGFIGASLFFGDGIITPAISVLSAVEGLSIATDVFDPFIMPIAIAIIVTLFLVQKHGTAFVGKFFGPITLVWFLSLGILGIHSVIQTPVVLGMFSPHWAIQFIYHHPIMTFFVMGAVVLTVTGGEALYADMGHFGPVPIRLAWFFVVLPCLVLNYAGQGALLLRDPAAIENPFYLLVPQWALYPMIIMATMATVIASQAVISGVFSLARQAIQLGYLPRLSIKHTSESEEGQIYVPFLNWLLLIAIIILILIFKTSSNLASAYGLAVTLTMLCDTILVAVFIYSAWKWSLPKVLLLIIPFFILESVLVGATSLKILSGGWVPLLIGAIAVTILMTWKRGRELTFAKLEHDTLSLDLFVKSIGNSVHWVPGDAVFMTGTPNVVPHAMLHNIKHNKVLHQRNILVTVVIEDVPFVAPEERITTETLAEHFFRIKIFYGFKDEMNVPKALMQAYEQLGLEYDLMHISFFISRDRIVHSVGDGMSPWREKLFISMQRNTSPVSDFYQIPTNRVVELGSQIEI from the coding sequence ATGCAAAATACGGCCAAAAAAGCGACCTTGCCTGCCACGGCTTTGGCAGCTCTTGGAGTGGTCTTTGGAGACATCGGAACAAGTCCGCTCTATGCCTTGAAAGAGTCCTTCCATGCAGCGCATGGGTTGGGAATTCAGCCTGCAAACGTATTAGGAATTTTATCCATTATTTTTTGGTGCTTAATGCTGATTATTAGCATCAAGTATGTCGCAATCGTGATGCGTGCAGACAACAATGGCGAAGGCGGCATCATGGCCTTACTCGCGTTGAATTTGCGTAAAGCGAAAATTGCCGACAACAAAAAAATCTACATGATTGCGATAGGCTTTATTGGGGCATCACTGTTCTTTGGTGACGGTATTATTACCCCAGCCATTTCGGTATTGTCTGCGGTCGAAGGGTTGTCTATTGCAACCGATGTGTTTGACCCGTTCATTATGCCTATTGCAATTGCCATTATCGTCACGCTGTTTTTGGTGCAAAAGCACGGTACGGCGTTTGTAGGTAAGTTTTTTGGTCCAATTACGCTTGTGTGGTTCTTATCTTTAGGAATCTTGGGTATTCACAGTGTCATCCAAACACCTGTGGTACTAGGCATGTTTAGTCCGCATTGGGCGATCCAGTTTATCTATCACCATCCGATCATGACATTTTTTGTGATGGGTGCTGTGGTGTTAACAGTGACTGGTGGTGAAGCGCTATATGCCGATATGGGACATTTCGGACCAGTTCCGATTCGTCTGGCGTGGTTCTTTGTGGTATTGCCATGCTTGGTTTTAAACTACGCAGGACAGGGCGCATTATTACTCAGAGACCCAGCGGCAATTGAAAACCCGTTCTATTTACTGGTGCCGCAGTGGGCCTTGTACCCAATGATTATTATGGCAACCATGGCAACAGTCATTGCTTCTCAAGCCGTAATTTCTGGGGTGTTTTCTCTTGCGCGCCAAGCGATTCAATTGGGTTATTTACCACGTTTAAGTATTAAACATACGTCTGAGTCCGAAGAAGGTCAGATTTATGTACCTTTCTTAAACTGGTTACTCTTAATCGCAATTATTATCTTAATTTTAATCTTCAAAACCAGCTCGAACTTGGCAAGTGCATACGGTTTGGCCGTAACTTTGACCATGCTCTGTGACACGATTTTGGTTGCTGTATTTATCTACTCGGCGTGGAAGTGGAGCCTGCCAAAAGTGCTTCTCCTGATTATTCCGTTCTTTATTTTAGAGTCGGTATTGGTCGGTGCAACTTCACTTAAAATCTTGTCTGGCGGTTGGGTGCCATTATTGATTGGTGCGATTGCGGTGACCATTTTAATGACATGGAAACGTGGCCGTGAGCTTACTTTTGCTAAGCTTGAACACGATACTTTGTCACTCGATTTGTTTGTAAAAAGTATTGGTAATAGTGTGCACTGGGTGCCGGGCGATGCTGTATTTATGACGGGTACGCCAAATGTTGTGCCACATGCCATGCTGCATAATATTAAGCACAATAAAGTACTGCATCAGCGTAATATCTTGGTCACTGTAGTGATTGAAGATGTACCGTTTGTTGCACCTGAAGAGCGTATTACGACAGAAACCTTAGCTGAACATTTCTTCCGTATTAAAATTTTCTACGGTTTTAAAGATGAAATGAATGTACCGAAAGCATTGATGCAAGCCTATGAACAATTAGGCCTTGAATATGACTTGATGCATATCAGCTTCTTTATTTCGCGTGATCGTATTGTTCACTCTGTGGGTGACGGCATGTCGCCATGGAGAGAAAAGCTGTTTATTTCAATGCAGCGTAATACCAGCCCGGTCAGTGATTTCTATCAAATTCCAACTAACCGCGTTGTTGAATTAGGTAGTCAAATCGAAATATAA
- a CDS encoding winged helix-turn-helix transcriptional regulator has translation MTDCLPSNTPLEETGFGYTLSLINGKYKMIIMYWLYGKTVMRFNELQRCIGNISFRTLSNTLKELERDELIIRKEYPQIPPKVEYRLSERGQSLIPLLDMMCQWGEQNKPS, from the coding sequence ATGACTGACTGCCTTCCATCAAATACGCCATTAGAAGAAACAGGTTTTGGCTACACTCTTTCTTTAATTAATGGCAAATATAAGATGATCATCATGTATTGGCTGTATGGAAAAACCGTTATGCGTTTTAATGAGTTGCAGCGCTGTATTGGCAATATTTCATTTAGAACGCTGAGCAATACACTTAAAGAGTTAGAAAGAGACGAACTGATTATTCGTAAGGAATATCCTCAAATTCCACCAAAGGTTGAGTACCGTCTTTCTGAAAGAGGACAGTCTTTAATTCCTTTGCTAGATATGATGTGCCAATGGGGTGAGCAAAATAAGCCGTCTTAG